The Fimbriimonadaceae bacterium nucleotide sequence GCGAGGGGTGCGGCCTGTGCGGCGCCCCCAGTTCGTTCCGGGCCACGCTCGACGGCGAGCCCGTGCCGCTCTGCGAGCGGTGCGCCCACGAGCGCGACCCTCGCCTCGTGCCCCTTCTTCACGCGCTGCGGCGGCCCCGCGTCCAACGGACCGCTTGCCCCGAGTGCGGATGGGAAGCGGCGGCGATCGAACAAACCGGGCTGGCGGGGTGTCCACTTTGTTACGTGTCCCTCGCAGCGACCATTTGGCGCACACTAGGCGTTGCGGGAAAGGGAGCTAAGGTATCTTAGGCGGGCAGGTGTGATATGACTCGAGCGATTGGCGTGATGGTGTGTTTCGTGATCGGCCTCCTGGCCGTGGGGTGTGGCGGTTCGGGCGGCAACGGTTCCCTTCCCAACCCCCTCGTCCGGGTCATCAACGTGTCCCCGGACAGCGTGGCGCTCGATCTGCTGATCGACGACACGACCATCGCATCGGCCATCGCCTACCTGGGCAGCACCCCGGACTTCGTGAGCGTCGACCCCGGCGATCGGGACGTGGTGACCCTCGAGCACGGCACCACCCTCGAACTGACGGCCGAGGTCCAGACGTTCGCCAAAAACAAGAGCTACCTCGCCATCGCGCTGGGCCTCGAGAACTTCGGCACCGAGAACCTGAAGCGCCTCCGCACGCTCATCTTCGAATTGGACCGGACGGTTCCCAACGGCAACAAAGCACGCCTCTTCGTGGTCCACGCCTACAGCCGGGCCGTTGGACTCGATACGCCGAACATCGACTTCCAGACGCCGGGCGACAACCCGCTCTTCAAGGTGCCGAACCTGGCCTTCGGGACCAATTCGGCCATCACCGTGGACTCCGGGCTGCAGACGTTCGAGGCGCGCCGCAACGGCACCACCGCCGTCCTCGCCAGCGGGACGTTCACCCTAGAAGCCGGCAAACTCTACGCCGCGATTGTGACCGGCGTCGAAGGCGAGGCCGCTCCGAAGGATCCCAAGATCGTGCTGATCGAGATCCAACCGAAGTTGTAGGGAGACGGGAATCGGGAATCGGGAATCGGGAATCGGGCCACAAACCGCAACCCGCAACCCGCAAA carries:
- a CDS encoding DUF4397 domain-containing protein, whose product is MTRAIGVMVCFVIGLLAVGCGGSGGNGSLPNPLVRVINVSPDSVALDLLIDDTTIASAIAYLGSTPDFVSVDPGDRDVVTLEHGTTLELTAEVQTFAKNKSYLAIALGLENFGTENLKRLRTLIFELDRTVPNGNKARLFVVHAYSRAVGLDTPNIDFQTPGDNPLFKVPNLAFGTNSAITVDSGLQTFEARRNGTTAVLASGTFTLEAGKLYAAIVTGVEGEAAPKDPKIVLIEIQPKL